Proteins encoded within one genomic window of Amycolatopsis sp. 2-15:
- a CDS encoding STAS domain-containing protein, producing the protein MLTTPHLELAIREALAEAPPVLELDLTKVEFCSSSALGALVKAREAAGESTELRVAVGRYLDRTLNLLGLDTVFARYPSAAEALAADRN; encoded by the coding sequence ATGCTTACCACGCCCCACCTGGAGCTCGCGATCCGCGAGGCCCTCGCCGAAGCCCCGCCGGTGCTGGAGCTCGACCTGACCAAGGTCGAGTTCTGCTCCTCGTCCGCGCTCGGCGCACTTGTCAAGGCCCGCGAGGCCGCAGGTGAGAGCACCGAGCTGCGGGTAGCGGTCGGACGCTACCTCGATCGCACGCTCAACCTCCTCGGGCTCGACACAGTCTTCGCGCGATATCCCTCAGCGGCTGAAGCGCTGGCCGCCGACCGCAACTGA
- a CDS encoding UbiX family flavin prenyltransferase, with product MVAITGATGSVLGVRLLEVLKLLDVETHLILSDWARANLSLETTYSVNDVRALATHTYSARDLAAAVSSGSFLTDGMVVCPCSMKTLAAIRMGFSDNLITRAADVTLKERRRLVLVAREAPLSEIHLENMHYLARAGAVIFPPTIAYYAQPRSVDDVTDYIVGRVIDQLGIPHATINRWKSPESSQGDEHDDRPAGKNGTARTSTAAQRNSQHLASGDNPSMKEKQ from the coding sequence GTGGTCGCCATCACCGGGGCCACCGGATCAGTACTGGGCGTACGGCTTTTGGAAGTCCTGAAGTTGCTGGACGTCGAGACACACCTTATCCTCAGTGATTGGGCGCGCGCCAACTTGAGTCTGGAAACGACATACTCCGTTAACGATGTTCGGGCACTGGCCACACACACCTACAGTGCGCGGGACCTCGCTGCCGCCGTCTCCAGCGGCTCGTTCCTCACCGACGGCATGGTGGTGTGCCCCTGCAGCATGAAGACCCTGGCCGCGATCCGAATGGGATTCAGCGACAACCTCATCACCCGTGCCGCCGACGTCACGTTGAAAGAACGCCGGCGCCTCGTGCTCGTGGCACGCGAAGCACCGCTCAGCGAGATACACCTGGAGAACATGCACTACCTCGCCCGCGCAGGCGCCGTCATCTTCCCGCCGACCATCGCCTACTACGCCCAGCCACGCTCGGTCGATGACGTGACCGACTACATCGTCGGGCGCGTGATCGACCAACTCGGAATCCCACACGCGACGATCAACCGCTGGAAGTCACCCGAGTCGTCGCAAGGCGACGAACACGATGATCGTCCTGCGGGCAAGAACGGAACCGCGCGCACGTCAACAGCGGCTCAACGAAACTCTCAGCACCTGGCGAGCGGCGACAACCCAAGCATGAAGGAGAAGCAGTGA
- a CDS encoding IS5 family transposase — protein sequence MASGQYCSTVRAIKEPEKGGSMTGPSPVDRGKPGSKIHALSDRAGLPLAVAISAANTNDSYALKPLVMAIPAITSRRGPRRRKPAKLHADKAYDQPELRHWVRDRGIKVRIARKGIESSQKLGKHRWVIERTMAWFTGYRRLTLRYERKAEHFLAFLILGASLTCYKKLRKLTT from the coding sequence ATCGCGTCCGGGCAGTATTGTTCGACGGTCCGGGCGATCAAAGAGCCCGAAAAGGGGGGCTCCATGACTGGTCCCAGCCCGGTGGACCGCGGCAAGCCCGGCTCGAAGATCCACGCCCTGTCCGACCGCGCCGGACTGCCGCTCGCAGTCGCCATCTCCGCCGCCAACACGAACGACTCCTACGCGCTCAAACCGCTGGTGATGGCGATCCCGGCAATTACGTCCCGTCGCGGTCCGCGGCGGCGCAAGCCGGCCAAGCTGCACGCCGACAAGGCCTACGACCAGCCCGAGCTGCGGCACTGGGTCCGCGACCGCGGCATCAAGGTCCGGATCGCCCGCAAAGGCATCGAATCCAGCCAGAAGCTCGGCAAACACCGCTGGGTGATCGAACGAACGATGGCCTGGTTCACCGGATATCGCCGCCTTACCTTGCGCTACGAACGCAAAGCTGAGCACTTCCTCGCCTTCCTCATCCTCGGAGCCAGCCTCACCTGCTACAAGAAACTCCGCAAACTCACCACGTGA
- a CDS encoding nuclear transport factor 2 family protein, translated as MPDGPDALSGHVMQLRSEFPDFRLHIKRVVAEDDMVVTHSLLVRKPGDPGLAMVDFFRLENGKIVEHWDVVQEVPENSVNMV; from the coding sequence GTGCCAGACGGACCTGACGCATTGTCCGGCCACGTGATGCAACTGCGCAGCGAGTTCCCGGACTTTCGGCTCCACATCAAGCGTGTCGTGGCCGAAGACGACATGGTAGTGACCCACTCCCTCCTGGTTCGGAAACCCGGTGACCCTGGCCTTGCCATGGTGGACTTCTTCAGGCTCGAGAACGGCAAGATCGTCGAGCACTGGGATGTCGTCCAGGAGGTTCCCGAGAACTCGGTCAACATGGTCTGA
- a CDS encoding AMP-binding protein, with the protein MKKFPVRSSRCGSALAELGIGAGDVVSVQLPNWWQALALACWRRGAVLASVMTTIRGRELERMLARVEASVFITTDRWDGYELASTVAEMAPRLPALRHRVVLGDVVKDDEIDFVQFFQEQPPPAPAPHATDPDAVAVVLFTSGTTGEPKAALRTLNTLYAQISAKLARRDGTPSRRYTPQSLMHAVGLLCASVSLVAGGATLLVDRWQAHRVAQLLAETGLEELMLVPSLLSELLAMVREEGIRLPRLREVTVAGTVASLELVTETVDVLGLAPRAQWGMTEGGNIHTGPEDPPDWAARSIGRAGVGTEVELRAVVADGPVSEENPGRLMIRGGSVCLATMGRDTGMVRVLAEHDEGWYDTGDLAVVDGRGGYRLIGRASDRVGGALMIPVADVENALRAHPDLTDVAIVGHRDNTEGCAVIVSTAPVSLRDVRSYLSDLGMTEWYWPTRVERVDALPRNPMGKVEKARLRAWLAG; encoded by the coding sequence GTGAAGAAGTTCCCGGTCAGGTCCAGCCGTTGCGGCTCGGCGCTGGCCGAGCTGGGGATCGGCGCGGGTGACGTGGTATCCGTCCAGCTACCCAACTGGTGGCAGGCGCTGGCGCTGGCCTGCTGGCGTCGGGGCGCGGTGTTGGCCTCGGTGATGACCACCATTCGGGGCCGCGAGCTGGAGCGGATGTTGGCCCGGGTGGAGGCCAGCGTGTTCATCACCACTGACCGCTGGGACGGCTACGAGCTCGCCTCCACGGTGGCCGAGATGGCGCCTCGGCTGCCGGCGCTGCGCCACCGGGTGGTGCTCGGCGACGTGGTCAAAGACGACGAGATCGACTTCGTCCAGTTCTTCCAGGAGCAGCCGCCCCCGGCGCCGGCACCGCATGCGACCGATCCCGACGCGGTGGCCGTGGTGTTGTTCACCTCCGGTACCACCGGCGAGCCCAAGGCGGCACTGAGAACTCTGAACACCCTGTACGCCCAGATCTCAGCCAAACTGGCACGCCGGGACGGGACACCGTCGCGCCGTTACACACCACAGTCGTTGATGCACGCGGTCGGGCTGTTGTGCGCCTCGGTGTCGCTGGTCGCCGGTGGCGCTACCTTGCTGGTCGACCGCTGGCAGGCCCACCGCGTCGCGCAGTTGCTGGCCGAGACCGGCCTCGAGGAGTTGATGCTGGTGCCCTCATTGCTGAGCGAGCTGCTCGCCATGGTGCGGGAGGAAGGCATCCGGCTGCCGCGGCTGCGCGAGGTCACCGTAGCCGGCACCGTGGCCTCGCTCGAGTTGGTGACGGAAACGGTCGACGTGCTGGGCTTGGCGCCGCGGGCGCAATGGGGCATGACCGAAGGGGGGAATATTCACACGGGGCCCGAGGACCCGCCCGACTGGGCCGCGCGCAGCATCGGCCGGGCGGGCGTCGGCACTGAGGTCGAGCTACGCGCCGTGGTTGCCGACGGTCCGGTCAGCGAGGAGAACCCGGGCCGGCTGATGATCCGGGGCGGTTCGGTGTGTCTGGCAACCATGGGACGCGACACCGGGATGGTGCGGGTGCTCGCCGAGCACGACGAGGGCTGGTACGACACCGGAGACTTGGCTGTCGTGGACGGCAGGGGCGGCTATCGGCTGATCGGACGGGCTTCGGACCGGGTCGGCGGCGCACTGATGATCCCGGTGGCCGATGTCGAGAATGCACTGCGCGCGCATCCCGACCTCACTGACGTCGCGATTGTCGGACACCGCGACAACACCGAAGGATGCGCGGTGATCGTGAGCACAGCGCCGGTCAGCCTGCGCGACGTGCGCTCCTACTTGTCCGATCTCGGCATGACCGAGTGGTACTGGCCCACTCGGGTGGAGCGCGTGGACGCGTTACCGCGCAACCCCATGGGCAAAGTGGAAAAAGCCCGGCTGCGCGCCTGGCTCGCGGGCTAA
- a CDS encoding UbiD family decarboxylase, whose amino-acid sequence MSTGTNHAADLGQQGDDTGPDLRSWLATLQGAGQLARIDAEVDWNEEIGAVTRANLALHGPGLLFENITGHKDTVCTKFLTSALGNRRQVQLMLDLPEGTSDAAIVQHLRERFQNPIKPRVVKSGPVQENVIEGDDIDLEQFPVPKWHAADGGRYIDTFCGVVTEDKFTGLENVGLYRGQIVDRDKIAKLLVPSQGYGVHFQEYKPEPMPVAIVYGWHDVLPFCAGSPFPKNVCEYDMMGALLGRPVDLVHCETVPLRVPASAEIVVEGYIDPDPKTWIMEGPFAEYPGFVGAAAPAPVVKVTRIMYRNDPVMRGTLEGIRPGLTNEDSITNFARSAITWNILEDIGIGGIKDVWMTEVSNGQNTNVQIQKRYRGHAQQVASALWGLGSAVWFHKNVMVVEEDIDIHDPVALDWALSYRVNAGLGDVAFFGPGMGSALDPSTPPEKNDGNKYGTGQWTRMLIDATRNWEIDPQPQWGGRRFPPTDRIEPDLESRIASRWQEYGIGVPYLDDEGRERLTLNELSKRMPEV is encoded by the coding sequence GTGAGCACCGGCACCAATCATGCAGCGGACCTCGGACAGCAGGGCGATGACACCGGCCCTGACTTGCGCAGCTGGCTGGCCACCCTCCAGGGTGCGGGCCAACTGGCGCGCATCGACGCCGAGGTCGATTGGAATGAGGAGATCGGCGCCGTCACCCGCGCCAACCTCGCGTTGCACGGCCCTGGACTGCTGTTCGAGAACATCACCGGCCACAAGGACACGGTCTGCACCAAGTTCTTGACCTCGGCGCTCGGCAACCGCCGCCAAGTGCAGCTGATGCTCGACCTGCCCGAGGGAACTTCGGACGCGGCCATCGTCCAGCACCTGCGCGAGCGCTTCCAGAACCCCATCAAACCGCGCGTCGTCAAGAGCGGACCGGTTCAGGAGAACGTCATCGAAGGCGATGACATCGACCTCGAGCAATTCCCCGTGCCCAAGTGGCACGCCGCCGATGGCGGCCGCTACATCGACACGTTCTGCGGCGTGGTGACTGAAGACAAGTTCACCGGCCTGGAGAACGTCGGCCTGTACCGTGGGCAAATCGTCGACCGCGACAAGATCGCCAAACTTCTTGTGCCCAGCCAGGGTTATGGCGTGCACTTCCAGGAGTACAAACCCGAACCGATGCCCGTGGCCATCGTCTACGGCTGGCACGATGTGCTGCCGTTCTGCGCCGGCAGCCCTTTCCCCAAGAACGTGTGCGAGTACGACATGATGGGTGCCCTGCTCGGGCGCCCGGTCGACCTGGTGCACTGCGAGACCGTGCCGCTGCGCGTGCCCGCCAGCGCCGAAATCGTGGTCGAAGGGTACATCGACCCCGACCCCAAGACCTGGATCATGGAGGGCCCCTTCGCCGAATACCCGGGATTCGTCGGAGCGGCCGCGCCCGCGCCCGTCGTCAAGGTCACCCGCATCATGTACCGCAACGATCCGGTGATGCGCGGGACCCTGGAAGGAATCCGGCCCGGACTGACCAACGAAGACAGCATCACCAACTTCGCCCGATCGGCCATCACCTGGAACATCCTCGAGGACATCGGCATCGGCGGAATCAAAGACGTGTGGATGACCGAAGTTTCCAACGGGCAGAACACCAACGTCCAGATTCAGAAGCGCTACCGCGGCCACGCACAACAGGTCGCCTCGGCGTTGTGGGGACTGGGTTCGGCGGTGTGGTTCCACAAGAACGTCATGGTAGTCGAAGAAGACATCGACATTCACGATCCGGTAGCTCTGGACTGGGCGCTGTCCTACCGCGTCAACGCCGGCCTGGGAGACGTCGCTTTCTTCGGTCCGGGTATGGGCTCGGCTCTCGATCCGTCGACACCGCCAGAGAAGAACGACGGCAACAAGTACGGCACCGGGCAGTGGACGCGCATGCTCATCGACGCCACCCGAAACTGGGAGATCGACCCACAGCCCCAATGGGGTGGCCGCCGCTTCCCGCCCACCGACCGGATCGAGCCGGACCTGGAGTCTCGGATCGCGTCCCGTTGGCAGGAGTACGGAATCGGAGTTCCCTACCTCGACGACGAGGGACGCGAACGACTCACACTGAACGAGCTCAGCAAGCGCATGCCCGAAGTGTGA
- a CDS encoding FAD-dependent oxidoreductase gives MIVVAQSAADVQAAVAFAADRHRPVLVKTTGHQMVGTAHGAVVIATHRMNDVAIDAVGQTARVGAGAVWAEVVAEAAKEGLAPLNGSNPTVGVSGYTLGGGLSPTLGRSHGYAADHVHSLEVVTADGELRHVDAESEPELFWALRGGKGNFAVVTALEFALFPVARLYGGGIYFPGERMADVLRAWTAWHPATPETMVSSFAVLRLPPLPELPEPLRGAFSVALRFAYNGTAEDGERLIAPLRAVAPAILDTVRDMPYTEVASIHDEPTDPLPYYERGIMLREFPEQAQDRLIELVGPESDTTMWITELRALGGAWDREPAVPNAVATRGLPYSLLGVEVGPLSQEQQLKKSVAALLDGMEPWQSDRRLVNNLAPEEAADAAAIYGPERYERLAAVKKTYDPINMFRINHNVVPASSVLRLPGALSAAAQQPISG, from the coding sequence GTGATCGTGGTAGCGCAGAGCGCGGCCGATGTCCAGGCCGCGGTCGCGTTCGCGGCGGACCGGCACCGGCCGGTCCTGGTGAAGACCACCGGCCACCAGATGGTCGGCACGGCGCACGGTGCCGTGGTGATCGCGACCCATCGGATGAACGACGTGGCCATCGACGCGGTCGGCCAAACGGCCCGAGTCGGCGCCGGAGCGGTGTGGGCCGAGGTCGTCGCAGAGGCGGCCAAGGAGGGTCTGGCTCCGCTGAACGGGTCGAATCCCACGGTGGGAGTCTCGGGGTACACCTTGGGCGGTGGCCTCAGCCCGACCCTCGGCCGCTCCCACGGCTACGCCGCCGACCATGTGCACTCGCTCGAGGTGGTGACCGCGGACGGCGAACTCCGGCACGTCGACGCTGAGTCCGAGCCCGAACTGTTCTGGGCTTTGCGGGGCGGCAAGGGCAACTTCGCAGTGGTGACCGCGCTGGAATTCGCCTTGTTTCCGGTGGCCCGCCTCTACGGTGGCGGCATCTACTTCCCCGGTGAGCGGATGGCCGACGTGTTGCGAGCCTGGACGGCCTGGCACCCGGCTACCCCGGAGACGATGGTTTCGTCGTTCGCCGTGCTGCGGCTGCCACCGTTGCCCGAACTGCCCGAACCGCTGCGCGGGGCGTTCTCGGTGGCTCTGCGGTTCGCTTACAACGGCACGGCCGAGGACGGCGAGCGGCTGATAGCGCCGCTGCGGGCGGTGGCGCCGGCGATCCTGGACACCGTGAGGGACATGCCCTACACCGAGGTCGCGTCGATCCACGACGAGCCGACCGATCCATTGCCCTACTACGAACGGGGCATCATGCTGCGGGAGTTCCCCGAGCAGGCACAGGACAGGCTGATCGAACTCGTCGGCCCCGAGTCCGACACCACCATGTGGATCACCGAACTGCGTGCCCTGGGCGGGGCGTGGGACCGGGAGCCGGCGGTGCCCAACGCCGTGGCGACCAGGGGCCTGCCGTACAGCCTGCTGGGCGTCGAGGTCGGTCCGCTGTCGCAGGAGCAACAGCTCAAGAAATCGGTCGCCGCGCTGCTCGACGGCATGGAACCCTGGCAGAGTGACCGGCGGCTGGTGAACAACCTCGCCCCGGAAGAAGCGGCCGACGCCGCTGCGATCTACGGCCCTGAGCGTTACGAGCGCCTCGCGGCCGTCAAGAAGACCTACGACCCGATCAACATGTTCCGGATCAACCACAACGTGGTGCCGGCCAGCTCGGTTCTCCGCTTGCCCGGTGCTCTTTCCGCTGCGGCGCAGCAGCCGATCAGCGGCTGA
- a CDS encoding DUF1707 SHOCT-like domain-containing protein codes for MTAGEPRAEHAGIRCSDAERETAATALHAAVGDGRLSLAEVEERTATIYAARFRHELDTILADLP; via the coding sequence ATGACCGCAGGCGAGCCCCGCGCGGAGCACGCGGGCATCCGCTGTTCCGACGCCGAGCGGGAAACCGCCGCCACGGCGCTGCACGCGGCCGTCGGCGACGGTCGCCTGTCACTGGCCGAAGTCGAGGAGCGGACCGCGACAATCTACGCCGCTCGCTTCCGCCACGAGCTCGACACCATCCTCGCGGACCTGCCGTGA
- a CDS encoding IS630 family transposase produces MPNPKAEPVVLSEEEQRVLLAWSRRRKTAQALAARARIVLRCAEGGTIGQAAADLGVSRDMVSKWRSRFLVGRLDGLSDEPRPGRPRLITDDRVERMITKTLEETPGKDTHWSTRSMASATGLSQSAVSRIWRAFGLKPHAVETWKLSTDPQFVDKVRDVVGLYMAPPENALVLAVDEKSQMQAIDRTAPILPLMPTTPARMTHDYVRHGTTSLFAAFDVSSGSVIAQHYRRHRHQEFLRFLKLIDAAVPQELDLHLVLDNYATHKTPQVKNWLLRHPRFHLHFTPTSSSWLNLVERWFAELTNRKLRRSAHRSVTALEKDVRQWTNEWNANPKPFVWTKTADDILDALTAYCGRINDSQH; encoded by the coding sequence ATGCCGAACCCGAAGGCTGAGCCGGTGGTGTTGTCCGAGGAGGAGCAGCGAGTTTTGCTGGCCTGGAGCCGGCGTCGGAAGACGGCGCAGGCGTTGGCGGCGCGAGCTCGAATTGTGTTGCGGTGCGCGGAAGGTGGCACGATCGGCCAGGCAGCCGCAGACCTGGGCGTTTCCCGGGACATGGTCTCCAAGTGGCGGTCGCGGTTCCTGGTTGGCCGACTGGACGGCTTGTCGGACGAACCACGTCCGGGGCGGCCCCGGTTGATCACTGATGACCGCGTCGAGCGGATGATCACCAAGACGCTGGAAGAAACCCCGGGGAAGGACACGCACTGGTCGACACGGTCGATGGCGTCGGCGACAGGCCTGTCCCAATCCGCGGTCTCGCGGATCTGGCGGGCGTTCGGGTTGAAGCCGCATGCAGTCGAGACCTGGAAACTCTCGACCGATCCGCAGTTCGTGGACAAAGTCCGTGATGTCGTCGGCCTGTACATGGCCCCGCCGGAGAACGCGTTGGTCCTCGCGGTGGACGAGAAAAGCCAGATGCAGGCGATCGACCGGACTGCCCCGATCTTGCCGCTCATGCCGACCACCCCGGCGCGGATGACCCATGACTACGTTCGTCACGGCACCACCAGTTTGTTCGCGGCGTTCGACGTCTCCAGCGGGTCGGTGATCGCCCAGCACTATCGCCGTCACCGTCACCAGGAGTTCCTGCGTTTCCTGAAGCTCATCGACGCAGCCGTTCCGCAGGAACTCGACCTGCACCTCGTGCTGGACAACTACGCCACCCACAAAACCCCGCAGGTCAAGAACTGGCTGCTGCGCCATCCCCGGTTCCACCTGCACTTCACGCCGACCAGCAGTTCATGGCTGAACCTGGTCGAACGCTGGTTCGCCGAGTTGACCAACCGAAAACTCCGCCGCTCCGCCCACCGCAGCGTCACGGCACTGGAAAAAGACGTACGACAGTGGACCAACGAATGGAACGCCAACCCGAAACCCTTCGTATGGACCAAGACCGCCGATGACATCCTCGACGCCCTCACCGCCTACTGCGGGCGAATCAACGACTCACAACATTAG
- a CDS encoding IS701 family transposase, with the protein MVTDWSARFAAFAGRFAERFSRVEPRRQMVFYLRGLLAEAERKNGWTLAEMAGETGPQGMQRLLNFYAWDAEGMRDDVRTAVVDVLGDAERGVLIADETGFVKKGTKSAGVARQYSGTAGRIENSQIGVFLAYASDRGRALIDRELYLPKEWIADRGRCAAAGIPDDVGFATKPELAQLMVERALAARIPFAWFTADEAYGQVGRLRLWLEEHDIAHVLAVPKSQMVISMDLRQRRVHAVIADVDPATWQRLSCGDGAHGQRIYDWAAVDIRPLRRPGVGHWLLARRSVSDPTETAYYICFGPADTDIHELVRVAGSRWAIEESFQTAKNETGLDHYQVRRYQAWYRHITLSMAAAAFLVITRDAAKKGDLHPV; encoded by the coding sequence ATGGTGACGGACTGGTCGGCGCGTTTCGCTGCGTTCGCGGGGCGGTTCGCGGAGCGGTTTTCGCGGGTGGAGCCGCGGCGGCAAATGGTTTTCTACCTGCGGGGACTGCTGGCGGAAGCCGAGCGTAAGAACGGCTGGACCCTGGCAGAGATGGCGGGCGAGACGGGTCCGCAGGGCATGCAGCGGCTGCTGAACTTCTATGCCTGGGACGCCGAGGGCATGCGTGATGATGTGCGCACTGCGGTGGTCGACGTGCTCGGGGACGCCGAACGCGGTGTGTTGATCGCCGACGAGACCGGATTCGTGAAGAAGGGCACGAAATCCGCCGGCGTGGCGCGCCAGTATTCGGGCACGGCCGGGCGGATCGAGAATTCGCAGATCGGCGTGTTCTTGGCGTACGCCTCGGATCGGGGGCGGGCTTTGATCGATCGCGAGTTGTATCTGCCGAAAGAGTGGATCGCGGATCGGGGAAGGTGCGCTGCAGCCGGTATTCCGGACGACGTCGGATTCGCGACCAAGCCCGAACTGGCACAACTGATGGTGGAACGCGCGCTCGCCGCGAGAATCCCGTTTGCATGGTTCACCGCCGATGAAGCCTATGGGCAGGTCGGGCGGCTACGGCTCTGGCTGGAAGAGCACGACATCGCGCATGTGCTGGCAGTACCCAAGTCCCAAATGGTGATTTCCATGGATCTGCGGCAACGACGCGTCCACGCCGTCATCGCGGACGTCGACCCGGCCACCTGGCAGCGTCTGTCCTGCGGCGATGGCGCCCACGGGCAACGGATCTACGATTGGGCCGCCGTCGACATCCGCCCCCTGCGCCGACCAGGAGTCGGCCACTGGCTGCTGGCCCGCCGCTCAGTCAGCGACCCCACCGAGACCGCCTACTACATTTGCTTCGGCCCCGCCGACACCGACATCCACGAACTGGTGCGCGTCGCCGGAAGCCGCTGGGCAATCGAAGAAAGTTTCCAAACCGCGAAGAACGAAACAGGGCTCGACCACTACCAGGTCCGCCGATACCAAGCATGGTATCGGCACATCACCCTCTCCATGGCGGCGGCGGCATTCCTCGTCATCACCCGAGACGCCGCGAAAAAAGGGGATCTGCACCCGGTCTGA
- a CDS encoding LLM class flavin-dependent oxidoreductase produces MVDIHVSVALPASAESAEHIATAEQLGYRSAYVYDTPFEGSDVWLALHDAAKATTRIRLGPAVLIPTLRHPMVNAAQTVSLHREAPGRVVTSFGTGFSSRAATGQPPIPWSYIEEYIGVYSALLAGESAEWEGAPIQLMLTSTQHETLPLDIPLLIAAIGPKGASVAKRLGADGIVSMFQTIPQQRDFTEAVVAAPGTVLDDGEALDSERVRLAAGPTWAGVFHFTYTAQGADAVRAIPGGPAWLEVIESYPPHERHLHIHRGHMVEMTDADLAAWDAGGYVTLASTLTGCADVVRQKVADLASAGATEVMFEPSGPDISRELAKFIDVVRG; encoded by the coding sequence ATGGTAGACATTCACGTCAGCGTTGCACTGCCGGCCTCGGCCGAATCGGCCGAACACATCGCGACAGCCGAGCAGCTGGGCTACCGAAGCGCCTACGTCTATGACACGCCGTTCGAAGGCAGTGACGTATGGCTGGCGCTGCACGACGCCGCGAAGGCGACCACACGCATCAGGTTGGGTCCCGCCGTGCTGATTCCGACCTTGCGCCACCCGATGGTCAATGCCGCTCAAACGGTCTCGCTGCACCGCGAGGCGCCGGGACGCGTCGTTACCTCCTTCGGCACCGGCTTCTCCAGCCGCGCCGCGACCGGGCAGCCACCGATTCCGTGGTCCTACATAGAGGAGTACATCGGCGTTTATTCGGCGCTGCTCGCCGGTGAGTCCGCCGAATGGGAAGGAGCGCCAATCCAACTCATGCTGACCTCCACCCAGCACGAAACCCTGCCGCTCGACATCCCCCTGCTCATCGCGGCCATCGGGCCGAAAGGGGCGAGTGTTGCCAAGCGCCTCGGTGCCGACGGGATCGTCTCGATGTTCCAGACCATCCCCCAGCAACGCGACTTCACCGAAGCGGTCGTCGCCGCCCCCGGCACCGTTCTCGACGACGGCGAAGCACTGGACAGCGAACGGGTGCGATTGGCCGCCGGTCCCACCTGGGCGGGCGTGTTCCACTTCACCTACACCGCCCAGGGAGCCGACGCGGTCCGCGCCATTCCCGGCGGACCGGCCTGGCTCGAGGTCATCGAGAGCTATCCGCCTCATGAGCGGCACTTGCACATCCACCGCGGCCATATGGTGGAGATGACCGACGCCGACCTCGCCGCGTGGGACGCCGGCGGCTATGTGACTTTGGCCTCGACATTGACCGGCTGTGCCGACGTTGTGCGCCAAAAGGTAGCCGACCTGGCGAGCGCCGGTGCCACCGAGGTCATGTTCGAGCCATCCGGACCGGACATCAGCCGTGAACTCGCAAAGTTCATCGACGTCGTCCGCGGCTAA